GGGGCGTGAATCCTTACCTTGAAATTCGGGGACGTACCGACGTTTGCAGCCTTTTCGAACGACTTGATGAATGCGAGTGTGTCGTCGTAATACTGGCCGCTTGCAAGCCCGTTGAAGCCACCGTAAATGTCGTTTATGCAGTTGACCTCCGCGAACATGACCGCGTAGGAAAGCAGGATGCCGTTTCTGAACTCCACATAGCTTGTGGGAGTCGCTGAATCAATCTGCTCGAAACTGCGGTTCTCGCTTATCTTGGAACGGGAAATGAGGGAACACCTGCTTCCCGCAAATCCGAGGTCGATGGAAACGATTTTGTAGGGCTGTTTCAGCCGCTTCGCGTTGGATGCCGCAACCGCGATTTCCTTGCGCAGACTCTGCTTGTAGTCGAAGATAAGGCAGAAAACCTTCTTGCCCTGCTTCGTCAGCTGTTCCAGAACTGTCGTGCTGTCGATGCCGCCCGAAAGCAGCAAGATTGCGTCACATCTTGATTTTTGCATATTGCATTGCCTTGAACCATTGTTGTTTGTTGTGGAAGCCAAGAGTTTTCTTGTTCTTCTTGAATTTCTTGGGGAGCGAGACGACCTTCATTACACCATCCTGGAACACGAAACACGTCCCGTATCTTTCGCCGAGGCTCCATGTGCTTGAGTCGCTGCTGTAGAAATGGAACTTGCGCAGAAGCCCCCAGTTCGTGCATCCGAGTGCGTGAACCTTGGAGCCGTTTTCTGCTGCCGTGTCGAGGAAGTAGTGAAGTGGTTTCCAGTCGTTCGCCTTGAGCCATTTGCTCGATGCTGTAAATCCGCTAAGCGAGAGCGCGACATAGGGGTAGTTCTTCACCATGTCAAGCCATCCTTCCTTCTTGCGGCCTAGATGCCAAACGGGGATGCTTTGCTTTCCCGTTGCGCGTTCTATGCGGTTTCGGATTTGCTTGACCTTGTCTATGCCGACGATTTCGTCAATGTCCATTTCGATGAAATGGTCGATGTGTGCGCCCTTTATCCATTCGATGTAGCTGTCGATATAGCTGTCGTCAATTTTCTTGCCGCTTGCCATCGCCGTGAAGGCGCCGCTGTCCGCGATGAAGTGGTTGAACTCGCGAACATCGTTTCCCATCAACGAGCTTTTATATTCAAAGGACGTAAGGATATTGAGTTCCTTCTTCGGGAACTTTGTGTAGAAATCTCCTACGAGTCCATCTGTCGCCATGTGTAGAAGCATTATTTCTCGAAGGTTTTTCCGCAGTGGGGGCAGGTGATGGTCTTGGGTTTCTTCTGTGGATTTTCTTCATCCGTCAGGAAACTGTCGAAATCCACGTTCTCGTTCGGCAGGAATCCGAACTGTTCCAGGTCAAAGGCCGCTTCTCCGAGGAACGAAAGTTCCTCGTTGAGCTTCTGGAAATCCCAGCCGCTAAATTCCGAGACTTTGTTGTCAGCGAGGCGGAATGCCTTAATTTGATTCGGGGTCAGGTCGTCAGCGACGATGCAGGGGACTTTTTGCAGTTCCAGCTTCTGCGCGGCGAGATAGCGTGTGTGTCCCGCGACGATTACGTTTTCCCTGTCGATGATGATGGGAACCTTGAAACCGAACTCGGAAATGCTCGCGGCCACCTTGTCAACTGCCGCCTCGTTGTTGCGCGGGTTATTCTCGTATGGCTTCAAAAGCCCGATTTCGACTTCCCGAATTTCCATAAAATTGAATCCTATGCAAAAGAATTGAATAGAATTTAATACTTTTTTGAATAAAATGCAATAAATTTTGCATACAATTCAATTTTTCTTTGATTATACCTTTACAAAATCGGCAAATAAACCTATCTTGATTAGGTAAAATGGGAGAATCCTATGCCAGCAAGGTGTCCGCATTGCGGAAAAATTCTTACGGACGCGGAAGTGCGTTCAATCCATTCGCAGATGATTGGGAGCCGTCCCAAGCCCACCAGCGCCGAGAACGGCAAGAAGGGCGGAAGGCCCAAGGGCGCAAAAAACAAACCCAAGGAAAAAGAATAAGAAGCTATTTCTGCGCTTCCATCTTTCCCCTGATAAACGAAACATCGCTCTTTATGTCGGAAAGAGTCCCCTTGAGGATTTCCGATTCCCGTTCCACTTTTGATGTTCGCTGCTCGATAAGTTCGATGCGTGTTTCCATCTTGGCCATGGAAACGGCGTTCCTTTCCGAACCCTCGTTTACTTCGCTGTGGCTCTTGACATAGGCTGTAGTCGCCGAAGCAAGTGCGATGAGCGCAAGGATGAGGGGCTTCAACATTTCGCGCCATTTGGCGCTGTCCTTTCTAGTTGTCATGCCGTTCTGCCTAATTCAAGGAAGTCCACACGGGATAATTGTTCGAGTCCTTACCCCTGTAGATAAATTGTTTGCTGTTTCCGGGCTCAATCGATGCGATATGATGCGACCGCGTTGTATCGCTTGCCTGATAGACGATGATAGGGTGGTTTACGGGTGTTCCGCCTCCGTACTTGCCTGTATTGGTGACAAGTACGACTTCGCCGACTTCATGGCTGGTTGAGTTTAGCGTGAAATCATCGTTTCCTTCGTAGCC
This genomic window from Fibrobacter sp. UWB5 contains:
- the queC gene encoding 7-cyano-7-deazaguanine synthase QueC, whose translation is MQKSRCDAILLLSGGIDSTTVLEQLTKQGKKVFCLIFDYKQSLRKEIAVAASNAKRLKQPYKIVSIDLGFAGSRCSLISRSKISENRSFEQIDSATPTSYVEFRNGILLSYAVMFAEVNCINDIYGGFNGLASGQYYDDTLAFIKSFEKAANVGTSPNFKVRIHAPFSTVSKAEIVKIGRKLGIDYERNTWSCYKNGSTHCGKCDSCKQRERALAQGGK
- a CDS encoding ParB N-terminal domain-containing protein — protein: MEIREVEIGLLKPYENNPRNNEAAVDKVAASISEFGFKVPIIIDRENVIVAGHTRYLAAQKLELQKVPCIVADDLTPNQIKAFRLADNKVSEFSGWDFQKLNEELSFLGEAAFDLEQFGFLPNENVDFDSFLTDEENPQKKPKTITCPHCGKTFEK